In [Clostridium] cellulosi, one genomic interval encodes:
- a CDS encoding thiamine biosynthesis protein ThiF (High confidence in function and specificity): MLPTKEEMIAALEKRHGVETQRKFLSATVAICGLGGLGSNIAIALTRAGIGKLILIDFDRVDLANLNRQQYKLSQVGMFKTDALCENLKEISPYVELEPHCVRITEDNAKELLKEADIICEAFDNAESKAMLTNIVLKKMPEKYLIAGSGLAGLGSANTIKTRKAMRHFYICGDEVSDVNKGIGPVASRVLVCAAHQAHMVLRILTNEFEA; the protein is encoded by the coding sequence GTGCTGCCGACAAAAGAAGAAATGATAGCGGCTCTGGAAAAAAGGCATGGTGTTGAGACTCAAAGAAAATTCTTATCCGCTACGGTAGCGATATGCGGTCTTGGTGGGCTTGGTTCAAATATTGCTATTGCTCTAACCCGTGCAGGTATCGGCAAATTGATTTTAATAGACTTTGACCGGGTTGATCTTGCGAATCTCAATCGTCAGCAGTATAAACTGAGTCAAGTCGGCATGTTTAAGACGGATGCCCTCTGTGAAAATCTAAAAGAGATTTCACCTTACGTTGAATTGGAACCGCACTGCGTCCGGATAACAGAAGACAATGCCAAGGAGTTGCTAAAAGAAGCTGATATAATCTGCGAAGCATTTGACAATGCGGAAAGTAAAGCAATGCTTACCAATATTGTTTTGAAAAAAATGCCGGAGAAATATTTGATTGCCGGCTCTGGGCTTGCAGGCTTAGGGAGCGCGAACACCATAAAAACGCGCAAAGCGATGAGGCATTTTTACATATGTGGTGATGAAGTCAGCGATGTGAACAAAGGCATCGGGCCTGTGGCTTCTCGAGTTTTGGTTTGCGCAGCCCATCAGGCGCACATGGTGTTGCGCATTTTAACAAATGAATTTGAAGCATGA
- a CDS encoding hypothetical protein (Family membership), with translation MVKINGKDFDVSGKTIAEYLTEANYNLKYIAVERNGEIVTKGQYASTVLADGDTVNIVSFVGGG, from the coding sequence ATGGTTAAAATTAACGGAAAGGATTTTGATGTTTCTGGCAAAACCATAGCAGAGTATTTGACAGAGGCAAATTATAACCTCAAATACATTGCTGTGGAACGCAATGGCGAGATTGTCACAAAGGGGCAATATGCTTCAACCGTACTTGCAGATGGCGATACGGTTAATATTGTGAGCTTTGTGGGAGGTGGTTAA
- a CDS encoding hypothetical protein (High confidence in function and specificity), which produces MANLKEFTLRTGKNGFYNITREIADFVRESHIDEGIAIVFCPHTTAGITINENADPDVTADMTYTLNRSFPKLPEYQHMEGNSDAHIKSTLTGAQTTVIITGGRLLLGTWQAIYFCEYDGPRTRHFYVKLIEG; this is translated from the coding sequence ATGGCGAATTTAAAGGAATTCACACTTAGAACCGGAAAAAACGGGTTTTATAATATCACGCGCGAGATTGCCGACTTTGTTAGAGAATCACATATAGACGAGGGCATTGCAATCGTGTTCTGCCCGCACACGACAGCCGGCATTACCATAAATGAAAACGCCGACCCCGATGTCACCGCGGACATGACCTATACGTTGAACAGGTCGTTCCCGAAGCTTCCAGAGTACCAGCATATGGAGGGCAACTCGGACGCGCATATAAAATCCACGCTGACAGGCGCTCAAACCACTGTGATAATCACCGGCGGAAGATTGCTGCTTGGCACATGGCAGGCCATCTATTTCTGCGAATACGATGGCCCCCGCACCCGCCATTTCTATGTTAAGCTTATAGAAGGGTAA
- a CDS encoding putative membrane protein (Hypothetical protein) translates to MDITKKRSFGIDIIKSLAIFSVINLHFFLHTKFYSTPIISKSMFIQSLLRWFFMSAVPLFILATGYLQNKKEISKKFYCGIFRIIVVFLLISVIYLIFSICVFNNKYTVVSAIHAVFSFDSHYGWYVNMFIGLFLLIPFLNLSINSLSKKQFELFILILTFLISISTTINSILNLAAPINIISLPDWWSYIYPLLYYFLGAYIYKYRPHVNKLIGSAVIILLLFVQTACLIWVNAASKLNNWFLSDYSSLFIVLQSVCIFLLLYDIDVNNKFVKSGIEKISSLTLEMYLLSYFFDMIFYKCLPSVKECADQQEVFRRYYLLFIPAVFIASFISAVIFRFIYNQALILINRFKRKAFAVK, encoded by the coding sequence ATGGATATAACTAAAAAGAGATCATTTGGTATAGATATAATAAAATCTTTAGCTATTTTTTCAGTTATAAACTTACATTTCTTTTTACATACAAAGTTTTATTCAACACCTATAATCAGCAAAAGCATGTTTATTCAATCGCTTTTGCGCTGGTTTTTCATGTCTGCAGTTCCTCTCTTTATCCTTGCTACAGGATATTTGCAGAATAAAAAAGAAATAAGCAAAAAGTTTTATTGTGGAATTTTTCGTATAATTGTCGTTTTTCTATTAATCAGCGTTATCTATTTAATCTTCAGTATTTGTGTTTTCAACAACAAGTATACAGTGGTTTCGGCAATACATGCAGTATTTAGCTTTGATTCACATTATGGTTGGTATGTCAATATGTTTATAGGTTTATTCCTATTAATTCCGTTTTTAAACCTATCAATAAATTCTCTCTCGAAAAAGCAATTTGAATTATTTATTTTGATTTTAACTTTTTTGATTTCAATCTCTACAACAATCAACAGTATATTAAACTTAGCGGCACCTATTAATATTATTTCTTTACCTGATTGGTGGTCCTATATTTATCCGTTGCTATACTATTTTTTAGGCGCTTACATATATAAATACAGACCGCACGTAAATAAACTTATAGGCAGCGCAGTGATAATATTGCTATTATTTGTTCAAACAGCATGTTTAATTTGGGTAAATGCGGCAAGTAAACTTAATAATTGGTTTCTGTCTGATTATTCGTCTCTTTTTATAGTTTTACAGTCTGTTTGTATTTTTCTATTATTATACGATATTGATGTTAATAATAAATTCGTAAAATCAGGTATAGAAAAAATCTCTTCATTAACATTAGAAATGTATTTATTGAGTTATTTTTTTGATATGATTTTTTATAAATGTTTACCTAGTGTAAAGGAATGTGCTGATCAGCAAGAAGTGTTTAGACGTTATTATTTATTATTTATACCCGCAGTATTTATAGCCAGCTTCATTTCTGCTGTCATTTTTAGATTTATATATAATCAAGCTTTGATATTAATAAATCGATTCAAAAGAAAGGCTTTTGCCGTTAAATAA
- a CDS encoding AMP-dependent synthetase and ligase (High confidence in function and specificity): MKIAFSTLGCPDFAWSDIYSMAKDFGFDGIEIRGLGKDIFAVHAKPFLDENLDATIKKLAELKLEIPCLSSGCCLKYADKAEENCREIKEYIELAAKLGTPYVRVLADLKPRPEGEVDDGVVLDTLKKIIPEAEKKGVTLLVESNGVYSDTARLAKLLTNAKSDAVAALWDVHHTCRFGGETPGQTVQNLGAYIKYIHIKDSVVQDGKIIYRMVGEGDLPIDDIMLALRSINYDGYVSLEWVKRWARDLTDAGIVFPKFANFMEQYTHKHESKSRLFDNATKTGKYIWEKNTLIDLTLPQVLDRVVDEFPDQYAFRYTTLDYTRTYKEFRDDVDTFARALIALGVKQGDHVAIWATNVPAWFITFWATTKIGAVLVTVNTAYKIHEVEYLLRQSDTHTLVMINGYKDSDYVSIMNELCPELKYSEPGKPLHTKRLPFLRNIINAESKQPGCLSWDEAMALADTVPLEEVWRRENAINRHDVCNMQYTSGTTGFPKGVMLTHYNVVNNGKCIGDCMDLSTADKMMIQVPMFHCFGMVLSMIASMTHGATLCPIPYFSPRVALDCINKEKITCFNGVPTMFIAMLEHEDFPKTDFSHMRTGIMAGSPCPIKVMKDVVEKMHMPQITIVYGQTEASPGCTQSRVDDPLEVRVNTVGRELPGIECKIVDPVTGKDLPDNVDGEFVARGYNVMKGYYKMPEATAAVIDKDGWLHTGDLARRDSNGNFKITGRIKDMIIRGGENIYPKEIEEFIYTHPAVKDVQVIGVPDKQYGEEIMACVILKEGSTLTEDELREYIRSHIAKHKTPRYIEFVKEFPMNAAGKVLKYKMREMAIEKLGLQEDDSIETA, from the coding sequence ATGAAGATTGCATTCTCGACATTAGGTTGTCCTGATTTTGCATGGTCTGATATCTATTCAATGGCAAAGGATTTTGGATTTGACGGAATAGAAATCCGCGGGCTTGGCAAAGATATTTTCGCTGTCCATGCCAAACCGTTCCTTGATGAGAATTTAGATGCGACAATAAAAAAGCTTGCGGAGCTCAAATTAGAAATCCCATGCCTATCCTCCGGGTGCTGCTTAAAATATGCCGACAAGGCTGAAGAAAACTGCAGGGAAATCAAAGAATATATTGAGCTTGCTGCGAAACTCGGCACACCGTACGTAAGGGTACTGGCCGACCTTAAACCTCGGCCGGAGGGCGAAGTTGATGACGGCGTTGTACTTGATACGCTGAAAAAGATTATACCTGAAGCGGAAAAGAAAGGGGTAACACTGCTTGTCGAATCAAACGGTGTATATTCCGATACCGCGCGTTTGGCAAAGCTCCTGACCAATGCGAAAAGTGACGCTGTCGCGGCTCTCTGGGACGTCCACCATACCTGCCGATTTGGCGGTGAGACGCCGGGACAAACCGTTCAGAACCTCGGCGCATACATAAAATACATCCATATAAAGGATTCAGTGGTTCAGGACGGCAAGATAATATACCGCATGGTCGGTGAAGGAGACCTGCCGATTGATGATATAATGCTCGCGCTGCGTTCAATTAACTATGACGGATATGTTTCCCTTGAGTGGGTAAAGCGCTGGGCGAGGGATCTCACCGACGCCGGTATAGTTTTCCCGAAATTTGCAAACTTTATGGAACAATATACTCACAAGCATGAATCAAAGAGCCGCCTCTTTGATAACGCTACAAAGACAGGCAAGTATATTTGGGAAAAGAATACGCTCATCGACCTGACATTGCCGCAGGTTTTGGACCGCGTAGTTGACGAGTTCCCGGATCAGTACGCCTTCCGTTACACAACTCTCGATTATACAAGGACATATAAGGAGTTCCGCGACGATGTCGATACCTTTGCAAGGGCATTGATCGCTCTCGGCGTAAAACAGGGCGACCACGTCGCCATCTGGGCCACTAATGTGCCCGCGTGGTTTATTACATTCTGGGCAACGACGAAAATAGGCGCGGTACTTGTAACCGTCAACACCGCCTATAAGATACACGAGGTTGAATACCTGCTGCGCCAGTCGGATACCCATACGCTGGTTATGATTAACGGTTACAAGGATTCTGACTATGTTTCCATAATGAATGAGCTTTGCCCAGAACTCAAATATTCTGAACCCGGCAAGCCACTGCATACAAAACGCCTGCCGTTCCTGCGCAATATCATAAACGCCGAATCGAAACAGCCCGGCTGCCTGTCTTGGGACGAGGCGATGGCCCTCGCCGACACCGTCCCGCTCGAGGAAGTCTGGCGCAGGGAAAACGCGATAAATAGGCACGACGTCTGCAATATGCAGTACACTTCCGGTACCACAGGTTTTCCGAAAGGCGTTATGCTGACCCATTACAACGTCGTCAACAACGGCAAATGCATCGGCGACTGTATGGATCTTTCAACAGCAGACAAGATGATGATACAGGTTCCAATGTTCCACTGCTTCGGCATGGTGCTCTCTATGATAGCTTCAATGACGCACGGCGCAACCCTCTGCCCGATACCATATTTTTCCCCGCGTGTAGCTCTCGACTGCATAAACAAGGAAAAGATCACCTGCTTCAACGGCGTTCCAACGATGTTTATAGCAATGCTTGAGCATGAAGATTTCCCAAAGACGGATTTTTCGCACATGAGAACAGGTATCATGGCGGGAAGCCCATGCCCTATAAAGGTTATGAAAGATGTCGTCGAAAAAATGCACATGCCTCAAATTACGATTGTGTACGGCCAGACCGAAGCCTCACCCGGCTGCACCCAAAGCCGCGTAGATGACCCGCTCGAGGTAAGGGTGAATACAGTCGGACGAGAACTTCCGGGTATCGAATGCAAGATTGTGGACCCTGTTACCGGAAAAGACCTGCCGGACAATGTAGACGGCGAGTTTGTCGCCCGCGGTTACAATGTTATGAAGGGCTACTACAAGATGCCGGAAGCGACCGCCGCGGTTATTGACAAAGACGGCTGGCTGCATACTGGTGACCTTGCCCGCCGCGATTCCAACGGCAACTTTAAGATAACGGGACGCATAAAGGATATGATAATCCGCGGCGGCGAGAATATCTATCCGAAGGAAATCGAGGAATTCATTTATACCCACCCGGCTGTCAAGGACGTCCAGGTAATAGGCGTGCCGGATAAGCAGTACGGCGAGGAAATCATGGCCTGCGTGATTCTTAAAGAAGGCTCAACCCTCACTGAAGATGAACTCAGGGAATATATTAGATCCCATATTGCAAAGCATAAGACTCCTCGCTACATAGAGTTTGTAAAGGAATTCCCGATGAATGCCGCCGGAAAGGTACTTAAATATAAGATGCGCGAAATGGCGATTGAAAAACTGGGGCTTCAAGAGGATGACAGTATAGAAACAGCGTAA
- the pdxA gene encoding 4-hydroxythreonine-4-phosphate dehydrogenase (High confidence in function and specificity), which translates to MNKPIIAIPIGDPAGIGPEIVAKALADTQVTNEALCIAIGDRKVMEQAIKIAKKPLQIRLIEKPAEAADKPGVLNLIDLDNIDPSSFEMGAVSGLCGRASFEYIEKSIELAKSGLVDAVATTPINKESLRAGNVDFIGHTEIFGKLTGTPDPLTMFEVRNLRIFFLTRHVSLAQACKMVKKDRIVDYVVRCTKALERLGVTEGTMAIAGLNPHSGEHGLFGNEEVEEVFPAVEQLKKMGYSVEGPIGADSVFHLALLGKYNSVLSLYHDQGHIAAKTLDFEKTIAVTNGLPFLRTSVDHGTAFDIAGKGIASAVSMIEAIHVAAKYAPNFKRSFSLPY; encoded by the coding sequence ATGAATAAACCCATTATCGCAATCCCTATCGGCGACCCAGCGGGTATCGGCCCTGAAATTGTGGCCAAGGCGCTTGCTGATACACAGGTGACTAATGAAGCCTTGTGCATTGCGATAGGCGACAGAAAAGTTATGGAGCAAGCTATAAAGATTGCCAAAAAGCCGCTCCAAATACGCCTGATTGAGAAACCCGCTGAAGCGGCAGACAAACCGGGGGTTTTAAACCTCATCGACCTTGACAATATTGACCCGTCGAGCTTTGAGATGGGCGCTGTTTCCGGCCTTTGCGGGCGCGCTTCGTTTGAATATATAGAAAAAAGCATAGAACTTGCCAAAAGCGGATTAGTTGACGCCGTCGCGACGACGCCGATAAACAAGGAATCGCTGCGCGCGGGCAATGTCGATTTTATAGGCCACACCGAGATATTCGGCAAGCTGACGGGTACCCCAGACCCGCTGACCATGTTTGAGGTGCGCAATTTGCGCATATTCTTCTTAACCAGGCATGTTTCGCTGGCACAGGCATGCAAGATGGTTAAAAAGGACAGAATTGTCGATTATGTCGTGCGTTGCACAAAAGCGCTGGAGCGGTTGGGGGTGACAGAAGGGACAATGGCGATTGCCGGGCTCAACCCTCATTCCGGGGAGCACGGGCTGTTCGGCAACGAAGAGGTTGAGGAAGTCTTCCCGGCCGTCGAGCAGCTCAAGAAGATGGGCTATAGCGTCGAGGGGCCAATAGGCGCGGACTCCGTTTTTCACCTTGCCCTGCTCGGAAAATACAATTCGGTTTTGTCGCTCTATCACGACCAAGGGCATATTGCCGCCAAAACCCTCGACTTTGAGAAGACTATTGCCGTTACAAACGGCCTGCCCTTCCTTCGCACGTCTGTCGACCACGGTACTGCATTCGACATCGCCGGAAAAGGCATTGCGAGCGCTGTCAGCATGATCGAGGCTATCCATGTGGCCGCAAAATACGCGCCGAATTTCAAGCGCAGTTTTAGCCTGCCCTATTAA
- a CDS encoding hypothetical protein (High confidence in function and specificity), with product MTRPNKKELIYKFICEEYKKNGFSPSIGEIAAHLGLSAKSNIHRQLQQLVKDGKLQNLGGRYVPTDLHEEEAAGANVVLVPLLGRVAAGMPITAVENLDGYIAYIPRSGSGKEFFALTIKGDSMINANIFDGDIVIVEKTSVVENGEIAVVLVGDEATVKTFYRENGHFRLQPENPEYEPIIVDNAEILGRVVASLRYFNNRRIIKPLL from the coding sequence ATGACACGGCCAAATAAAAAGGAACTTATTTATAAATTTATCTGCGAGGAATACAAGAAAAACGGCTTTTCACCGTCAATCGGGGAAATAGCGGCTCATCTTGGCCTGAGCGCAAAATCCAATATACACCGGCAATTGCAGCAGCTTGTCAAGGACGGCAAGCTGCAAAACCTCGGCGGGCGGTATGTGCCGACCGACCTGCATGAGGAGGAAGCGGCCGGCGCGAATGTCGTACTTGTTCCCCTGCTCGGCCGAGTCGCAGCCGGTATGCCGATAACCGCCGTCGAAAACCTTGACGGATATATCGCATATATTCCCCGGTCCGGCAGCGGAAAAGAGTTTTTCGCCCTGACCATAAAAGGCGATTCGATGATTAACGCAAATATATTTGACGGCGACATAGTAATCGTTGAAAAAACTTCGGTTGTAGAAAACGGTGAAATAGCAGTCGTTCTTGTGGGAGACGAGGCTACAGTAAAAACCTTTTACCGCGAAAATGGCCATTTTCGCCTTCAGCCGGAAAATCCCGAATATGAGCCTATTATCGTCGACAACGCCGAGATACTCGGTAGGGTCGTCGCAAGCCTGCGCTATTTCAACAACCGTAGAATAATAAAACCTCTGCTCTGA
- a CDS encoding ABC transporter ATP-binding protein (High confidence in function and specificity), translating into MSLLEVKDLSFKYALSNKKSLCDINLKVEQGDFLCLFGPSGSGKTTLLRHLKRELMPEGERSGRILFQGKDITEPESCHNACDIGYVMQNPDSQIVTDVVWHELAFGLENLKTDTPTIRRRVAEMASFFGIGSWFHKKTSELSGGQKQLLNLASIIIMQPKLLLLDEPTSQLDPVAARDFIGMISRLNRELGITIIITEHRLEDVLPLANRAVMMDCGRIKYEAEPRVLAKTLLDSDDSYAAESLPAAARIFGRHSFDCGCPLTVKEGRQCLFSIQDSINSQIHFEDIHKSDCKGDTPAVQCRNLYFRYQKDSPDIFKSLSFEADYGEFICLMGENGSGKSTLLNLIAGLFTPQHGKILIGGRDIKKYPAKELYYNNIAMLPQNPKSIFLHDTLREELSDLSLAEKLGLTPLLDRHPYDLSGGEQQRAAFARVLEQSPRILLLDEPTKGLDAQAKRGLAGIIADLCKNGTCVIASTHDIEFAAEYAHRCLLLFDGIIASEGSTHEFFSGNSFYTTAANRIARDICPDAITCEDVIKLCGF; encoded by the coding sequence TTGTCATTATTAGAAGTCAAAGACCTTTCTTTTAAATATGCGCTCAGCAATAAAAAATCCCTTTGTGATATTAACCTTAAAGTTGAGCAAGGGGATTTTTTGTGTTTATTCGGCCCTTCCGGCAGCGGGAAAACCACCCTGCTCCGGCACTTAAAGCGCGAGCTTATGCCTGAGGGCGAAAGGAGCGGCCGGATTCTCTTTCAAGGCAAGGATATAACCGAGCCGGAATCCTGCCACAATGCCTGCGATATAGGCTATGTCATGCAAAATCCCGACAGCCAGATAGTGACGGATGTTGTCTGGCATGAATTGGCGTTCGGGCTTGAAAACCTCAAAACGGACACCCCGACCATCCGCCGCCGGGTTGCGGAAATGGCGAGCTTTTTCGGCATCGGCTCATGGTTTCACAAAAAGACGAGCGAGTTGTCCGGCGGGCAGAAGCAGCTATTAAACCTCGCATCTATTATTATCATGCAGCCAAAGCTCTTGCTGCTCGATGAGCCGACCTCCCAGCTCGACCCGGTGGCCGCACGGGATTTTATCGGCATGATTTCGCGTCTTAACCGCGAGCTCGGTATAACTATAATAATCACCGAACACCGGCTTGAGGACGTGCTACCGCTTGCGAACCGGGCGGTGATGATGGACTGCGGGCGTATCAAGTACGAGGCCGAGCCGCGGGTTTTGGCTAAAACGCTTCTTGACAGCGATGACAGCTATGCCGCTGAAAGCCTGCCGGCCGCCGCGAGGATTTTCGGACGCCATAGCTTTGACTGCGGCTGCCCGCTCACTGTCAAGGAAGGGCGGCAGTGTCTTTTTTCCATACAGGATTCGATTAATTCGCAGATACACTTTGAAGATATACATAAGTCGGACTGCAAAGGCGATACCCCCGCCGTCCAGTGCCGCAACCTATACTTCAGATACCAAAAAGATTCGCCAGACATTTTTAAATCGCTTTCATTTGAGGCGGATTACGGTGAATTCATCTGCCTTATGGGCGAAAACGGAAGCGGAAAATCGACACTTCTCAACCTTATCGCGGGGCTTTTTACTCCCCAGCACGGCAAAATTTTAATCGGCGGGCGGGATATTAAAAAATACCCGGCAAAGGAACTGTATTACAATAATATCGCCATGCTGCCACAGAACCCGAAGTCCATATTCCTTCACGACACGCTGCGGGAAGAGCTTTCCGATTTATCTCTCGCTGAGAAATTAGGGCTTACCCCGCTTCTTGACAGGCACCCGTATGACTTAAGCGGCGGCGAACAGCAAAGGGCGGCTTTTGCGCGCGTCCTTGAACAGTCGCCGCGGATATTGCTGCTCGACGAGCCGACGAAGGGACTGGACGCTCAGGCAAAACGCGGTCTTGCCGGCATTATCGCAGACCTGTGTAAAAATGGGACATGCGTTATCGCGAGCACGCACGACATAGAATTTGCAGCGGAATACGCTCACCGCTGCCTGCTTTTGTTTGACGGCATAATCGCAAGCGAAGGCAGTACCCATGAGTTTTTCAGCGGCAACAGCTTCTATACCACCGCCGCGAACCGTATTGCGCGGGACATCTGTCCCGATGCAATCACCTGTGAGGATGTGATAAAGCTTTGCGGTTTCTGA
- a CDS encoding hypothetical protein (High confidence in function and specificity), whose protein sequence is MRFLKKSVIITAAVYAVLFGLLVFTALYSSGNYALTSVVFIILMLIPFFVSFEKRRPQARELVPIAALSATAALGRVIFAAFPNVKPTSAIVIITGAAFGPQAGFVTGATAALASNIFFGQGPFTPWQMFAWGIMGAFAGIFKKSFKNTALICVYGFFSAFIYGWIMDLWQVLGFVNPINLKSFFLTFAASFYFDLTHAVSTVVFLFLLAKPWLKILNRVKTKYGLMKTGG, encoded by the coding sequence TTGCGGTTTCTGAAAAAGTCGGTTATAATAACCGCCGCTGTATATGCAGTTTTGTTCGGGCTGCTTGTATTCACCGCGCTGTATTCCAGCGGAAATTATGCCCTGACAAGCGTTGTTTTCATAATCCTCATGCTGATACCTTTTTTCGTATCCTTTGAAAAAAGGCGCCCGCAGGCCCGGGAACTTGTCCCCATAGCCGCCTTGTCGGCGACGGCTGCCCTCGGCAGGGTCATTTTTGCCGCGTTTCCTAACGTAAAGCCCACTTCCGCTATCGTAATTATCACCGGCGCTGCTTTCGGGCCTCAAGCCGGATTTGTCACCGGGGCGACGGCGGCGCTCGCTTCAAATATATTTTTCGGCCAGGGGCCGTTTACCCCATGGCAGATGTTCGCGTGGGGTATCATGGGCGCTTTTGCGGGGATTTTTAAAAAATCGTTTAAGAATACAGCCCTTATCTGCGTCTACGGCTTTTTCAGCGCGTTTATCTACGGTTGGATAATGGATTTATGGCAGGTTCTCGGATTTGTCAATCCGATTAATTTGAAATCGTTTTTCCTGACCTTTGCCGCAAGCTTCTATTTTGACCTGACTCACGCGGTTTCTACAGTCGTTTTCCTGTTCTTGCTGGCAAAACCCTGGCTCAAAATCTTAAACAGGGTAAAAACAAAGTACGGGCTGATGAAAACGGGCGGTTAA
- a CDS encoding hypothetical protein (High confidence in function and specificity): protein MKKVRFITTAAVIAALYAALTYAFAFMSYGAVQFRIAEILTVLPYFTPAAIPGLVVGCLLSNIGSPLGPIDILVGTSATLIASLLSRIMPKYLVPFPPIICNAVIVGLELYFLTNAPLVPTMLYVALGEAVVCLIGGYPFMYVVDRFKDKLFPQK from the coding sequence TTGAAAAAAGTAAGATTTATAACCACCGCTGCTGTAATCGCAGCGCTTTACGCGGCTTTGACCTATGCCTTTGCATTTATGAGCTATGGCGCTGTGCAGTTCCGTATCGCCGAGATTCTGACGGTGCTGCCGTACTTTACGCCTGCCGCAATTCCCGGCCTTGTCGTCGGATGTCTGCTCTCAAATATCGGAAGCCCCCTCGGGCCTATCGACATCCTCGTCGGTACATCGGCAACGCTTATCGCCTCACTGCTGTCGCGGATTATGCCCAAATACTTGGTGCCGTTTCCGCCGATTATCTGCAACGCGGTTATTGTAGGCTTGGAGCTGTACTTTTTAACCAATGCGCCCCTTGTTCCCACTATGCTTTATGTGGCTTTGGGCGAGGCCGTTGTATGTCTTATCGGTGGTTACCCGTTCATGTATGTGGTCGACCGCTTTAAAGACAAGCTTTTCCCGCAAAAATAA